One window of Amaranthus tricolor cultivar Red isolate AtriRed21 chromosome 11, ASM2621246v1, whole genome shotgun sequence genomic DNA carries:
- the LOC130826871 gene encoding antimicrobial peptide 2, with amino-acid sequence MVNMKSVALIVIVMMAFMMVDPSMGVGECVRGRCPSGMCCSQFGYCGKGPKYCGHASTTVDQQADATTTKTAKNPTDAKVAGVGSP; translated from the coding sequence ATGGTGAACATGAAGAGTGTTGCATTGATAGTTATAGTTATGATGGCGTTTATGATGGTGGATCCATCAATGGGAGTGGGAGAATGTGTGAGAGGACGTTGCCCAAGTGGGATGTGCTGCAGTCAGTTTGGGTACTGTGGTAAAGGCCCAAAGTACTGTGGCCATGCGAGTACTACTGTGGATCAGCAAGCTGATGCTACTACGACCAAAACTGCCAAGAATCCTACCGATGCTAAAGTTGCTGGTGTTGGTAGTCCATGA